A DNA window from Porites lutea chromosome 6, jaPorLute2.1, whole genome shotgun sequence contains the following coding sequences:
- the LOC140941658 gene encoding uncharacterized protein — translation MALLLLLLMLSNGIFSRCDGQLTTSSSLTFSIGNNSFSSSFPWSSSNSSSTLTSNMSSAILPNGTSIAVAKSSSYTPLTVSTDTSILPSIVSISTQPKNVPQTITHLTSFGIFLVTFGGVLVAFMIIALMWICCSGREKSPQAPHIQVKLKPWSRTKDQTSNEVTTEETDLPTSYQNPGLNSSNPSPVCGTNKATPGTVDNIRESPLI, via the exons ATGGCTCTTCTACTGCTTTTGCTGATGTTGTCGAACGGAATATTCTCTAGATGTGACG GGCAACTCACAACAAGCTCTTCATTAACATTTTCCATTGGAAATAACagcttttcttcaagttttccatGGTCTTCCTCGAACAGTTCTTCTACTCTAACCAGTAACATGAGCTCCGCCATTTTGCCGAATGGAACAAGTATTGCTGTAGCCAAAAGTTCGTCATACACACCTTTAACAGTATCTACAGACACTTCAATACTGCCTTCAATTGTTAGTATCAGTACTCAACCTAAAAATGTGCCACAAACTATAACACATTTAACATCCTTTGGAATATTTTTAGTAACATTCGGTGGTGTTTTAGTTGCATTTATGATTATTGCACTGATGTGGATATGCTGTAGtggaagagaaaaaag CCCTCAAGCACCACACATTCAAGTCAAATTAAAGCCATGGAG TCGCACAAAAGACCAAACTTCAAATGAAGTAACAACGGAGGAAACTGATCTTCCTACAAGCTATCAGAACCCAGGCTTAAACAG ttcaaatCCAAGCCCTGTTTGTGGAACAAACAAAGCTACCCCAGGAACAGTGGATAACATTAG GGAGTCACCTCTTATTTAG
- the LOC140941267 gene encoding NAD-dependent protein deacetylase sirtuin-7-like: MASSGFREKRKLAQKAEMLFKFEEKERYNNIKQILKKDPSLRNKEELQLISNSQEIVQEIEKRVQRQEQVKRRVEEVLDPCDVLNEKATVLAEAILNAKCLVVYTGAGVSTAASIPDYRGPEGIWTRLSRGEKLGSYNLADANPTLTHMSITKLYQEGLVKHVVSQNCDGLHVRSGLPPQALSEVHGNMFVEVCTECEENDTIYYRLFDVTENTCLRRHLTNRYCHCCGSQLRDSIVHFGEKGKLRWPLNWEGAIEKAKVADCILCLGSSLKVLKRYHALWGMNRVKSRRPNLYIVNLQWTPKDDLATLKISGRCDDVMKRVMDKLSLFVPQYERCRDSLFTLATPLRPHELNSFNTKGLNMFELDQFETPVCLKTESKTKEDSYNDLNAENDGSAVETATADSVAASGPQMQPGWFGKGYAKNKKSRKRRRVR; the protein is encoded by the exons ATGGCTTCCTCAGGATTTCGCGAGAAGAGGAAGTTGGCACAAAAAGCAGAAATGTTATTcaagtttgaagaaaaagagCGTTATAATAACATAAAGCAGATTTTAAAGAAAGATCCTTCGCTAAGAAATAAGGAAGAGCTTCAGTTAATTTCTAACTCGCAAGAAATAGTCCAAGAAATTGAGAAGCGAGTACAGCGTCAAGAACAAGTAAAGCGTCGAGTTGAGGAG GTTTTAGATCCGTGTGATGTGTTGAATGAAAAGGCAACTGTATTAGCTGAGGCGATTCTTAACGCCAAATGCCTGGTGGTTTACACTGGAGCTGGTGTCAGCACG GCGGCTTCTATTCCCGACTATAG AGGCCCTGAAGGCATTTGGACTCGTCTGTCTCGAGGAGAAAAACTAGG ctCATACAACTTGGCAGATGCAAATCCAACGTTAACACACATGAGCATCACAAAACTCTATCAGGAAGGACTG GTCAAACATGTGGTCTCACAGAACTGTGATGGACTTCATGTGAGAAGTGGGCTTCCACCTCAGGCTCTCTCAGAGGTTCATGGAAATATGTTTGTTGAG GTTTGCACTGAGTGTGAAGAAAATGACACAATATACTATCGTCTGTTTGATGTGACAGAAAATACCTGCCTGAGACGACACCTAACTAACCGATACTGCCACTGCTGTGGTTCTCAATTAAGAGATAGTATAGTACATTTTGGAGAAAAGGGTAAACTACGATGGCCATTAAACTGGGAAGGAGCAATAGAGAAAGCTAAAGTGGCAGACTGTATTCTTTGTTTAGGATCAAGTCTTAAG GTCTTGAAAAGGTACCATGCTCTATGGGGAATGAATAGAGTAAAGTCAAGAAGACCTAACTTGTACATTGTCAACCTTCAG TGGACACCAAAGGATGACTTGGCAACTTTGAAGATAAGTG GTCGTTGTGATGACGTAATGAAAAGAGTAATGGATAAACTGAGCTTATTTGTTCCACAATACGAAAG GTGCAGGGATTCTCTTTTCACACTAGCTACACCTCTGAGGCCTCATGAACTAAACTCATTTAATACTAAAGGTCTGAACATGTTTGAATTGGATCAGTTTGAGACGCCTGTTTGCCTCAAAACTGAATCTAAAACTAAAGAGGACAGTTACAATGACCTGAATGCGGAAAATGACGGCAGTGCGGTGGAAACAGCGACTGCAGACAGTGTTGCAGCATCAGGACCTCAAATGCAGCCAGGATGGTTTGGCAAAGGTTatgcaaagaacaaaaaatcaCGAAAAAGACGGAGAGTAAGATGA
- the LOC140941566 gene encoding uncharacterized protein yields MVENNLVPVGDAFCKHSITGSKGVKSSQIRPRSKSVELPHQYKYEDKPGDLRIAKSLMLLPHLAYSRAKLGRNESHLIAGFPEKSVLLLAQDEDDRSQIQLSTSSVASRTGSQQHMHRRRGDSGVHINDEVVLTWSREEQSRIEPTNPSTSGLLSNQSYLRRVATKSSLQSNYIPSLDKLVEEPVLSPKVCGQRESSSKFVTNHALNSGSNERKEFNEVVVSHWERAEQHQCTQQEQQQQPAIRNWRSPSSSFSLVNEVTEEVLFKRSSSNINVSRPDHEEEKAKYQNRRERRVTIATESPSKELSPHYATQLEKQAFKRIKEWKEGFSIKLDQVLQQRQLITQRPDNKTKVKREEHISIPSPPTPPCLNDAFLCPPSYPSYTTPPFKQVEATFRVDAHQQLIEELRGVSETSITRMSNGYDKGSTILKEIKKHRKANKGLNEKKKIMEELSSWHKKETGRIAKDLFTSSGSDAGNVKKILAALKETVDDIFIATIQRVQGDLVISSSSNKNSAEDLEQQGNTDTKHQEMLLKWQIKTAQEERDRLFLENITLKTEVAYLQNQLKGAFKMIAELTSLEHDRMEVLYGHCARANLEKYIKAENFQETIGCLEEYTGNLLLNSDDLSENQDTSELLRTRQLSAEIGAIYSANLNLSAETSHFDCVELFSTWDCPYIIRQI; encoded by the exons ATGGTGGAGAACAATTTGGTTCCAGTCGGTGACGCATTCTGCAAACACAGTATAACAG GTTCCAAAGGTGTAAAGTCATCACAAATCAG ACCAAGATCTAAGAGTGTGGAACTCCCACACCAATATAAATATGAGGACAAACCAGGCGATCTTCGCATCGCAAAAAGTTTGATGCTTCTACCGCATTTAGCGTATTCCAGAGCAAAGCTCGGACGAAACGAGTCACATCTTATTGCTGGGTTTCCTGAGAAGTCAGTCCTGTTGCTTGCGCAAGACGAAGACGACCGATCTCAAATACAATTGTCAACTTCCAGCGTTGCGTCGCGTACTGGCTCCCAACAGCACATGCACCGGCGCAGGGGAGACAGTGGCGTGCACATAAATGATGAAGTGGTCCTAACATGGAGCAGGGAAGAACAAAGCAGAATAGAACCAACAAATCCTTCTACCAGTGGACTTTTGAGTAATCAATCTTATCTGAGACGAGTTGCAACAAAAAGTAGTTTACAATCAAACTATATCCCCAGTTTAGATAAGCTGGTAGAAGAACCAGTGCTTTCACCTAAAGTTTGTGGGCAGCGAGAAAGCAGTTCTAAGTTTGTGACTAATCACGCGCTGAATTCTGGATCAAATGAACGAAAAGAATTTAATGAAGTTGTAGTCAGCCATTGGGAGAGAGCAGAACAGCATCAATGTACTCAACaggagcagcagcagcagccAGCTATCAGAAACTGGCGCTCTCCATCATCATCTTTTTCCTTGGTCAATGAAGTGactgaagaggttttatttaaGAGATCGTCAAGCAAC ATAAATGTATCGAGACCTGATCATGAAGAGGAGAAGGCCAAATACCAGAATAGGCGAGAAAGGCGAGTAACAATTGCAACAGAATCTCCCAGCAAGGAGCTGTCTCCACACTACGCTACTCAGTTGGAGAAACAAGCTTTCAAAAGAATCAAGGAGTGGAAAGAAGGATTTTCGATAAAGTTAGACCAAGTCTTACAACAGCGACAACTTATAACACAGCGTCcagataacaaaacaaaagtcaaAAGAGAAGAGCACATCTCCATCCCTTCGCCACCTACCCCTCCTTGTCTGAACGATGCTTTTCTGTGTCCTCCCTCCTACCCAAGTTATACAACACCTCCTTTTAAGCAGGTAGAGGCAACATTTCGAGTGGATGCGCACCAACAACTTATCGAAGAGTTAAGAGGAGTGTCTGAGACTTCAATAACAAGGATGAGCAATGGCTATGATAAGGGAAGCACCATTCTTAAGGAAATCAAGAAACATCGCAAAGCTAATAAAGGGCttaatgaaaagaagaaaataatggAAGAGTTGAGTTCCTGGCATAAAAAAGAGACTGGAAGAATAGCAAAAGATCTGTTTACCTCCAGTGGGTCAGATGctggaaacgttaaaaaaatactgGCTGCTCTTAAAGAAACCGTTGACGATATTTTTATCGCTACTATACAGAGAGTGCAGGGAGACCTTGTTATTAGTTCCTCCTCAAACAAAAACAGTGCAGAGGATCTTGAACAGCAGGGTAATACCGACACCAAACATCAAGAAATGTTACTGAAGTGGCAGATAAAAACTGCTCAGGAGGAAAGAGACAGACTTTTCTTAGAAAATATTACATTGAAAACGGAAGTAGCTTATCTACAGAACCAATTAAAGGGAGCATTTAAAATGATAGCGGAGTTGACTTCACTTGAACATGATCGAATGGAGGTACTGTATGGTCACTGTGCGCGTGCAAACCTTGAAAAGTACATTAAAGCAGAGAACTTCCAAGAAACCATAGGCTGCCTTGAAGAATATACCGGGAACTTACTGTTAAACAGTGATG ACTTGTCAGAAAATCAGGATACTTCGGAACTTTTACGGACCAGACAACTTAGCGCTGAAATAGGAGCAATCTACAGCGCTAACTTGAATTTATCTGCAGAGACGAGCCACTTTGACTGTGTGGAATTATTCTCGACGTGGGACTGTCCTTACATTATTAGGCAGATTTAG